In Plasmodium falciparum 3D7 genome assembly, chromosome: 6, the following proteins share a genomic window:
- a CDS encoding exported protein family 1: MIIIVPFIFFNLIFTSDMMYEYIENTKVPIFVKLFFGKSIFIEDIFYYVGMIMKEMMEGQNIREEEVAELLKDRLDLYIDNEDEWEKLMENEISMLLKSSFSNFILESIGWTYENVSNIFLEEKANSGINKKDIYLKEANERMIRNSIVLRQCKSRFISIITNYYPFKEQNNPFIKQAQYVSSSNYVLDDIINNIDYSIDNIHRAIDNLYYEHILNLLEEEKNEILEEILRNILKIILCDVETTVRRSAQKVLQNAEGDTNLMLKRAKGLQSLGKMILQKVN; encoded by the coding sequence atgataattattgttccttttatattttttaatttaatatttacctCTGATATGATGTAtgaatatattgaaaatacCAAAGTACCTATTTttgttaaattattttttgggaaaagtatttttattgaagatatattttattatgttggTATGATTATGAAAGAAATGATGGAAGGGCAAAATATAAGAGAAGAGGAAGTAGctgaattattaaaagatagattagatttatatatagataatgaAGATGAATGGGAGAAGTTAATGGAAAATGAAATTAGCATGTTATTAAAGTCttcattttctaattttatattagaaTCTATAGGATGGACATATGAGAATGtttctaatatttttttagaaGAAAAAGCAAATTCtggtataaataaaaaagatatatatttaaaagaagcTAATGAGAGAATGATTAGAAATTCAATTGTTTTGAGACAATGTAAAAGTCGttttatatctataataacaaattattatccttttaaagaacaaaataatccTTTTATAAAGCAGGCACAATATGTATCCTCATCTAATTATGTATtggatgatataataaataatatagactATAGTATAGATAATATACATAGAGCCATAGATAATTTATActatgaacatatattaaatttattagaggaagaaaaaaatgaaatactagaagaaatattaaggaatattctaaaaattattttgtgtGATGTTGAAACAACGGTAAGAAGATCAGCACAAAAAGTATTACAAAATGCAGAAGGAGATACAAATTTGATGCTTAAAAGAGCTAAAGGATTACAATCATTGGGTAAAATGATATTACAGAAGGTTAATTga
- a CDS encoding Pfmc-2TM Maurer's cleft two transmembrane protein — protein MFHYIYKIYIFTIILCASNLFNNNVVEIGTYKLSYHNGGIQFRMLAQKNTNKKPFGNTLTNILLKDKGGKGSKKKNPDDQISSLVSLVDNMNITQEKKDKIKNLSLKYINSRDVKEKNESINELQKYSNNEECKEQMDSYLMHLRMQNDIKCLKRKNLWNNIGINSITLSLIIIMIACMFASFGDAQLIYLPAFFLLIFIIYIVARYFPDMKIGFKKLKTKLNTFFQNKKQITK, from the exons atgtttcattatatttataaaatatatatttttaccatAATACTATGTGCATCTAATCTATTTAATAac aatGTAGTAGAAATTGGAACATACAAATTATCATACCATAATGGAGGGATACAATTCAGAATGTTAGCACAAAAAAACACAAATAAAAAACCATTCGGAAATACCTTAACGAATATATTGTTAAAAGATAAAGGCGGAAAAggtagtaaaaaaaaaaatcctgATGATCAAATTTCATCTCTAGTCAGTTTAGtagataatatgaatataactcaagaaaaaaaagataaaatcaaaaatctctcattaaaatatataaatagtagagatgtaaaagaaaaaaatgaatcaaTTAATGAACTTCaaaaatatagtaataaCGAAGAATGTAAAGAACAAATGGATAGTTATTTAATGCATCTTCGTAtgcaaaatgatataaaatgtttaaaaagaaaaaatttgtGGAATAATATTGGGATTAATTCTATTACCTTATCCTTAATCATTATAATGATAGCATGTATGTTTGCTAGTTTTGGTGATGCTCAACTTATATATCTTCCtgcattttttcttttaatttttattatctatatagtTGCTCGTTATTTTCCTGACATGAAAATaggttttaaaaaattaaaaacaaaattgaacacattttttcaaaacaaaaagcaaataacaaaataa